Proteins encoded in a region of the Tautonia rosea genome:
- a CDS encoding NPCBM/NEW2 domain-containing protein: MWIATILVIGTSVLAGPFDDYSRSFDTEAIALEPLASERYGKEDAFLFESEGLRLRVNAKDEETGWKSPSNLRIVGNATIQVEMEVRSLPTPTQEDGVAVGLSVATQTLDQPDATLVRVTEPDGSIRYRVVNQPRNAPRQPSQMRMIAPGNNPAARDAKPPRPTFPAEGDSFRLIVQRDGSTLSYRVLDAASESPRDLGQMPLGNGDLIGLKVFALNRNGAESVDVLIKSVTVHADQLRGLGTAVRTIHGQVVYGEPIGLEDGSLQVGPARPEQSTAPTEAPSVTGSSTVEGNVARLEEVVIVERIAGPEEAPIRVEATLNGTIAAVRENNPPPPPPSAGNASAPSPEAASEAPVTPEPKAIIPLDELDVVRFERTVTLSGRFLGQPNVDLTGPHSATAENAKPSSEEHPAVGGDPEKDAPLPPPGTVVPRTTPTPSTSRSTQAPRAEPEPNGIRDLHLRLSGLRDAELTQIVASCQTDEGQSRWRLDTSGSTDWPLVLKRSGKRPHADLFLEPPAGDCNGKSFQINLTYADQQSASLTVKVDQSTDPAHVVDADLPANSTGYDVRVFLKDGQELSGTLTAIDEKSLILSLPWGASETIAIPLGRIRGVRVEVIDRIEPEGTFSERLDTRGAEDVLLARTRGGEIVAVAGIIEGMEGDRIRMIYQDQSRTVPLRLVEGIVLAEGPAPVDPEPDEPIARLSMTEDQALSGFWRAIDGTTWTIETVWGATLKVPASEVQSVRFQGTRMTYLSDLEPARVEQTPYFGRLIPWRRDESLRGGPLTINGQTFDRGLAVHSHCELTYDLNGRFSTFETLVGFDDTTRGLGRVDCRVFADDAEIFANPDLRAETPATTLRLSVAGAQTLRLVVDYGPDQDAGDRLIWANARLYRDPPEAP; the protein is encoded by the coding sequence CGGCTGGAAGTCGCCATCCAACTTGCGCATCGTCGGTAATGCCACCATCCAGGTCGAAATGGAGGTGCGATCGCTGCCGACCCCAACGCAGGAGGACGGAGTGGCCGTCGGGCTTTCCGTCGCCACCCAGACCCTGGATCAGCCCGACGCCACCCTGGTCCGCGTGACCGAGCCGGATGGTTCGATCCGTTACCGCGTGGTCAATCAGCCCAGAAATGCCCCTCGGCAACCGTCACAGATGAGGATGATTGCTCCCGGGAACAATCCCGCTGCCCGCGATGCGAAGCCCCCCCGCCCTACCTTCCCAGCCGAGGGGGATTCGTTCCGATTGATCGTGCAACGCGATGGATCGACGCTCTCCTATCGCGTGCTCGATGCCGCCTCTGAGAGCCCGCGAGACCTCGGACAGATGCCCCTCGGGAATGGCGACCTGATCGGTCTGAAGGTATTCGCCCTGAACCGCAATGGTGCCGAATCTGTCGATGTGTTGATCAAATCGGTGACCGTCCACGCCGACCAGCTTCGAGGGCTGGGCACGGCCGTCCGCACAATTCACGGTCAGGTCGTCTACGGAGAGCCAATCGGCCTGGAAGACGGCTCGCTTCAGGTCGGCCCGGCCAGGCCCGAGCAATCGACTGCCCCGACGGAGGCTCCGTCTGTGACCGGGAGTTCGACCGTCGAGGGGAACGTCGCAAGGCTGGAGGAAGTGGTGATTGTGGAGCGAATCGCTGGCCCGGAGGAGGCTCCCATCCGGGTCGAGGCAACGCTCAATGGGACGATCGCTGCGGTCCGGGAGAACAACCCGCCCCCCCCTCCGCCGTCCGCCGGGAACGCTTCTGCCCCATCACCCGAAGCAGCGTCGGAAGCGCCCGTAACGCCCGAGCCGAAGGCGATCATCCCACTTGATGAGCTCGATGTGGTCCGGTTTGAACGCACCGTCACGTTGTCGGGTCGTTTTCTCGGTCAACCGAATGTGGATCTGACCGGCCCGCATTCGGCAACGGCCGAGAACGCCAAACCCTCCAGCGAGGAACACCCAGCCGTAGGTGGCGATCCTGAGAAGGATGCACCGTTGCCGCCACCGGGGACCGTGGTTCCGAGGACCACCCCAACCCCTTCGACCTCGCGATCAACTCAGGCCCCTCGTGCGGAACCGGAACCAAACGGCATCCGCGACCTTCATCTCAGGCTTTCCGGTCTTCGCGACGCGGAACTCACTCAAATTGTCGCTTCGTGCCAGACCGACGAGGGCCAGAGCCGCTGGCGACTTGACACCAGCGGATCAACGGACTGGCCGCTCGTGCTGAAACGCTCGGGAAAACGTCCCCACGCCGACCTGTTCCTCGAACCCCCTGCAGGAGACTGCAACGGCAAATCATTCCAGATCAATCTGACCTACGCGGATCAGCAGTCCGCGTCTCTCACCGTGAAGGTCGACCAGAGCACCGACCCGGCTCACGTGGTCGATGCCGATCTGCCCGCGAACTCGACCGGGTACGACGTTCGTGTGTTCCTTAAGGATGGGCAGGAGCTGTCCGGCACACTCACCGCAATAGATGAAAAATCGCTCATTCTTTCGCTTCCTTGGGGAGCGTCGGAGACGATCGCGATCCCGCTCGGTCGGATCCGAGGAGTCCGCGTGGAGGTGATCGACCGGATCGAACCGGAGGGTACGTTCTCCGAACGCCTCGATACCCGAGGCGCCGAAGACGTCTTGCTCGCCCGAACCCGAGGTGGTGAGATCGTGGCGGTGGCCGGAATCATTGAAGGCATGGAGGGGGACCGCATCCGGATGATCTACCAGGACCAGAGTCGCACGGTGCCCCTGAGGCTGGTCGAGGGGATTGTGCTTGCCGAGGGACCAGCCCCGGTCGACCCTGAGCCTGACGAGCCGATCGCGAGGCTCTCGATGACCGAAGATCAGGCTCTCTCCGGCTTCTGGCGAGCGATTGACGGCACGACCTGGACGATCGAGACCGTCTGGGGAGCGACGTTGAAGGTGCCGGCCTCGGAGGTCCAATCGGTTCGGTTCCAGGGGACTCGAATGACGTATCTCTCCGACCTCGAACCCGCTCGCGTCGAGCAAACGCCCTACTTCGGCCGCCTGATTCCCTGGAGACGAGACGAATCTCTTCGTGGAGGGCCGCTGACGATCAATGGCCAGACCTTCGATCGCGGGCTGGCAGTGCACTCGCATTGCGAGCTGACCTACGATCTGAACGGACGATTCAGTACATTTGAGACTCTGGTTGGCTTTGATGACACGACAAGGGGCCTTGGTCGGGTCGACTGCCGGGTATTCGCGGATGACGCGGAGATTTTCGCCAATCCCGACCTTCGCGCCGAGACGCCGGCCACGACGCTTCGCCTTTCGGTTGCGGGAGCCCAGACACTCCGGCTGGTCGTTGACTATGGCCCCGATCAGGATGCGGGCGACCGCCTGATCTGGGCCAACGCCCGACTCTACCGCGATCCTCCGGAAGCACCCTAG